From Serinicoccus profundi, the proteins below share one genomic window:
- a CDS encoding transglycosylase SLT domain-containing protein, with amino-acid sequence MPHAPLTDDQQARHARGRRMSPAAIAVTASIAAGSLGLATYAATAGAGTAEPDASTDALRASVGQFSPTVAADAVAALSDTAASESTGMFAEMKQMRADQANALGVSTGVRDESLKTVQEQAERISAERAEKRRAAAEKAAAEQRAAELAAAEQAAAEQQAAAEAAAAERAEQEQAASRSEERAAAQPQPEPQPEPQPEPEPEPEPEPEPTPVYSGDARGIAQSMLGSYGWGMDQWSCLDSLWQKESGWNHTAMNPSSGAYGIPQSLPGNKMATAGADWQTNPATQISWGLGYISGRYGSPCAAWAHSQAVNWY; translated from the coding sequence ATGCCCCATGCCCCCCTGACCGATGACCAGCAGGCCCGCCACGCGCGTGGCCGCCGGATGAGCCCCGCCGCCATCGCGGTCACCGCCTCCATCGCCGCCGGATCCCTCGGCCTCGCGACGTATGCCGCGACCGCCGGAGCCGGCACGGCCGAGCCGGACGCCTCCACCGACGCCCTGCGCGCCTCGGTCGGGCAGTTCTCGCCCACCGTGGCCGCGGACGCCGTCGCCGCCCTGAGCGACACCGCCGCCAGCGAGTCCACCGGCATGTTCGCCGAGATGAAGCAGATGCGCGCGGACCAGGCCAACGCCCTCGGTGTCTCCACCGGGGTCCGCGACGAGAGCCTCAAGACCGTGCAGGAGCAGGCCGAGCGCATCTCGGCCGAGCGGGCCGAGAAGCGCCGTGCCGCCGCCGAGAAGGCTGCCGCCGAGCAGCGCGCGGCCGAGCTCGCGGCTGCGGAGCAGGCTGCCGCCGAGCAGCAGGCGGCGGCCGAGGCCGCCGCGGCTGAGCGTGCGGAGCAGGAGCAGGCCGCGTCGCGCAGCGAGGAGCGCGCGGCAGCCCAGCCGCAGCCCGAGCCCCAGCCGGAGCCGCAGCCCGAGCCGGAGCCGGAGCCGGAGCCGGAGCCCGAGCCCACCCCGGTCTACAGCGGTGACGCCCGCGGGATCGCCCAGTCGATGCTCGGCAGCTACGGCTGGGGCATGGACCAGTGGAGCTGCCTGGACTCGCTCTGGCAGAAGGAGTCCGGCTGGAACCACACCGCGATGAACCCCAGCTCCGGCGCCTACGGCATCCCGCAGTCGCTGCCGGGCAACAAGATGGCCACCGCCGGCGCCGACTGGCAGACCAACCCCGCCACGCAGATCTCGTGGGGGCTGGGCTACATCTCCGGTCGCTACGGCTCGCCGTGCGCCGCCTGGGCCCACTCCCAGGCCGTGAACTGGTACTGA
- a CDS encoding DUF1206 domain-containing protein, translating into MLACVSRDIVHEGSRKARQVADHPWLEKLARIGFAASGLIHVLIGGIALRVALGSGGEADQGGALQAVREAPAGALILWVCVLGFLALALFQLLDGLLGGGEIGDRVKAVGKGVLYAALGLTTLTFARGGSSDSSQSSQDLTATLMQAPLGRVLVGIVGLAVIGVGGYHLYKGATKKFLEDLKSTGGASLGTGVTVTGMVGYIAKGVALLVVGGLFAIAAWQADPEEAQGMDGALKMLAGQPFGTALLVVVAVGLVAYGVYSFARARYARMD; encoded by the coding sequence ATGCTCGCCTGCGTGAGCAGAGACATCGTCCACGAGGGATCCCGCAAGGCCCGGCAGGTGGCCGACCACCCGTGGCTGGAGAAGCTCGCCCGCATCGGGTTCGCTGCGAGCGGCCTCATCCACGTCCTCATCGGCGGGATCGCCCTGCGCGTGGCCCTCGGCAGCGGCGGCGAGGCCGACCAGGGCGGTGCGCTGCAGGCCGTGCGGGAGGCCCCGGCCGGTGCGCTGATCCTCTGGGTCTGCGTCCTCGGGTTCCTCGCGCTGGCGCTCTTCCAGCTCCTCGACGGGCTGCTGGGCGGCGGCGAGATCGGTGACCGGGTCAAGGCTGTCGGCAAGGGCGTGCTGTATGCCGCGCTGGGGCTGACGACGTTGACGTTCGCGCGGGGCGGCAGCTCGGACAGCTCGCAGAGCAGCCAGGACCTCACGGCCACCCTCATGCAGGCACCGCTGGGCCGGGTCCTCGTCGGGATCGTCGGACTCGCGGTCATCGGCGTCGGGGGCTATCACCTCTACAAGGGCGCCACCAAGAAGTTCCTCGAGGACCTGAAGTCCACCGGGGGCGCGTCGCTGGGCACCGGCGTCACCGTCACCGGCATGGTGGGCTACATCGCCAAGGGGGTCGCCTTGCTGGTCGTCGGCGGGTTGTTCGCCATCGCCGCCTGGCAGGCCGACCCGGAGGAGGCACAGGGGATGGACGGCGCGCTCAAGATGCTGGCGGGCCAGCCCTTCGGCACGGCGCTGCTCGTCGTCGTCGCGGTCGGGCTCGTGGCCTACGGGGTCTACAGTTTCGCCCGTGCCCGCTACGCCCGGATGGACTGA